The Streptomyces armeniacus genomic interval CTGCACGTCTGAGCACGGCGGTCCGCTGAACCGCAGCATCAGGCGTACGTCGCCTGGGACAGCCCGTCGTCGATCAGCCGACCGCTTCCGTGGGGCGTGTGCGGAAGCGTGCCGTACGGGCGGGGGACGGGCGATCGTGGTCCCCTGATCCCTGATCCCACTGACCCTCCCGTCCGGACACCGCGACACACACCGCGACACACACGAACCTCCGGTCCGGACACCGCGACACACACGAGGAAGCGCCATGATCTTCATTGCCGCCAGGTTCCGCGTACGGCACGAGTACGCCGACGACTGGCCCGACATCAGCCGCCCGTTCACGGAGGCGACCCGGAGCGAGCCGGGGTGCCTGTGGTTCGACTGGTCCCGCAGCGTGGAGGACCCCGACGAGTACGTGCTGCTCGAGGCGTTCCGCGACGACGAGGCCGGTGCGGCGCACGTACAGTCCGAGCACTTCGCCGCCGCGCAGCGGACGCTGCCGCCCCACCTCGCGGAGACCCCGCGGATCGTCAACACGTCGGTGCCGCAGGAGGGCTGGTCCCTGCTCGGCGAGATGGCGGTGCCCGACGGGAGCTGACGCGCACGCGGGCGGCACCTGGGTGGCGCGCTCGTACGGGCGCGCCGCCCGCGCCCTGTCGGTCGGGGTCGTACGCCGCGGGCCGTGAGGTCGTAAGAGAGCGCCCGCGGCCCGCTGTTGTGCGGGATTTCGGACCCCCGTCCGGGGATTCTGCGGGAACCGTTGACCACGCGTGCTCACGCATCTACCTTCCTTCCGTGTTCGAAGTTGCGATCACTCTTCGAAATATCGAACGAGCTGCACGAGACACGGAAAGGTCGCCATGCCCCCCTCCGGCACGACAGGCCGCGCCGCCCGCTTCACCCTCGACCGCGCCTTCACCGTCGGCGAGGTCGACCGACGGCTGTTCGGCTCGTTCGTCGAGCACCTCGGCCGCTGCGTCTACACCGGCATCCACGAACCGGGCCACCCCGCGGCCGACTCGGCGGGACTCCGTACCGACGTGCTCGCACTCGTCCGCGAGCTGGGCGTCACCGCCGTGCGCTACCCCGGCGGCAACTTCGTCTCCGGCTACCGCTGGGAGGACTCCGTCGGCCCGGTCGGCGAGCGGCCCCGCCGCCTCGACCTGGCCTGGCGCTCCACGGAGACCAACCGCTTCGGGCTGAGCGAGTTCATCGGCTTCCTCGGGAAGCTCGGCCCGCAGGCCGAGCCGATGCTGGCGGTCAACCTCGGCACCCGCGGCGTCGCCGAGGCCCTCCAGCTCCAGGAGTACGCCAACCACCCCTCCGGCACCGCCCTTTCCGACCTGCGCGCCGAGCACGGCGACAAGGACCCGTTCGGCATCCGGCTGTGGTGCCTGGGCAACGAGATGGACGGCCCCTGGCAGACCGGCCACAAGACCGCGCAGGAGTACGGGCGGCTCGCCGCCGAGACCGCGCGCGCCATGCGGCAGGCCGACCGGGACGTCGAACTGGTCGCCTGCGGCTCTTCCAACCAGGGCATGGAGACCTTCGCCGCGTGGGAGGCGACGGTCCTCCAGGAGACGTACGACCTGGTCGACTACATCTCGCTGCACGCCTACTACGAGGAGCTGGACGGCGACCGCGACTCGTTCCTCGCCTCCGCCGTGGACATGGAGTCGTTCATCGAGAACACCGTCGCCACCTGCGACCACGTCGGCGCCCGGCTCAAGTCGAAGAAGCGGATCAACCTCTCCTTCGACGAGTGGAACGTCTGGTACATGCGCCGGTTCCACGCGGAGTTCGAGGCGGGCCCGCCCGACTGGCCCGAGGCGCCGCGGCTGCTGGAGGACAGCTACTCCGTCACCGACGCCGTCGTCTTCGGCTCCCTGCTCATCGCGCTGCTGCGGCACGCGGACCGGGTGACCGTCGCCTGCCTCGCGCAGCTCGTCAACGTCATCGCGCCGATCATGACCGAGCCGGGCGGGCCCGCGTGGCGGCAGACGACGTTCTTCCCCTTCGCGCAGGCCGCGCGGTACGGGCGCGGGGAAGTGCTGGACGTACGCGTCGACTCCCCGACGTACGCCACCGCGCAGTACGGCGAGGTGCCGCTGCTGCACGCCACCGCCGTACGGGACCCGGAGACCGGGGGCGTCGCCGTCTTCGCCGTCAACCGCGACCAGCGGCGGCCGCTGCCCGTACGGATCGGCCTGCGCGACCTGGACCTCGCCGAGGTCGTGGAGCACACCGTGCTCGCCGACGCCGACCCCGAGGCCCGCAACACCCTCGACGACCCCGGACGGGTCGCGCCGCACGAGGGGCGCGGGGCGGTGCTCTCCGGTGACGAACTCGGCGTCGAACTGGAGCCGCTGTCCTGGAACGTGATCCGCCTGGCCTGACCCGGCGCCCGCCTCTGATCCGCCACCCGCCGCCGGTGAACCCGCCTCCGTGAACCCGCAACCCCGAGAGATGAGCCGCGATGAACCCACCCCTCCCCAGCCGGCGCCGGGCACTGGCCGGCGGGCTCGGCGCGCTCGCCGCGGCGGGCACCCTCGGCCCGTTCGCCGCCGGCTGCTCCGCGCCGGCGGCCTCCGCGTCGGGCGCGGCGCGGCTGCGCTTCTGGCATCTGTTCTCCGGCGGTGACGGCGTCAACCTGGCGAAGATGCTGGACGCGTTCGGCGCGGACCACCCCGACATCGACCTGGAGGCCGTCACCCTCCAGTGGGGCGCCCCGTACTACACCAAGCTCGGCATGGCCGGTGTCGGCGGGCGCGCGCCCGAGCTGGCCGCGCTCCATCTCGCGCGGCTGCCCGGCTTCGGGCCCGGCACCCTCCTCGACCCGTTCGACCTCGACCTGCTCGCCGAACACGGCGTAACCGAGAAGGACTTCCCGCCGGACATCTGGCGGCGCGGCCGGGTCGGCGGGAAGCAGTACGCCATCCCGCTCGACACCCACCCGATGGTCCTCTACTTCCAGACCGAGATCTGCGAGAAGGCCGGGCTGCTGAAGGACGGGAAGCTCGCGCCGATCCGCGGGGCGGAGGAGTTCACCGAGGTGCTGCGCCGGGTGAAGCAGGCGACCGGCCGGCCGGCGCTGGTCACCGAGACCCTGGGCGCGGAGTCCGTGGGCGGCTGGCGGCTGTTCTCGACCTTCTATTCGCAGACCGGCGGCAAGGTGCTCTCCGCCGACGGCAAGCGGCTCGTCATCGACGACGCCAAGGCCCTGCGCGTACTGGAGTGGATGGCGTCGATGACCGCCGAGGGGCTGTGGGTGCGGCGCGTCGACGCGCTCGGCGCTGTCGGCGTCTTCAACCTCGGCAAGACCGGCTTCCTCCTCGGTGGCGAATGGGAGGTCACCACCTTCAAGACCAACAAGGTGCCCTTCTCCATGACCCGGATACCGGACCTCTTCGGCCGGCCCACCGCGCAGGCCGACTGCCACTCCTTCGTCCTGCCGCACCAGGACGACCGCGGGGGCGCGCCGAACGAGGCGGCGCACACGCTGGTCGCCTGGATGCTGAAGCACTCCGTCGACTGGGCGGCCGGCGGCCATGTGCCGGCGTACCTGCCGGTGCTCGACGACCCCGCGTATCTGAAGCTGGACCCGCAGTCGGAGTACCGCAGTGTGCTCGAGGACGTGGAGCTGGACGCCCCGGCCTGGTTCAACGGCTCCGCCTCCCGGATGTGGATCGAGCTCGGAGACGTCTTCTCCGGCGTGCTCACCGGTTCCCGTA includes:
- a CDS encoding alpha-N-arabinofuranosidase; translated protein: MPPSGTTGRAARFTLDRAFTVGEVDRRLFGSFVEHLGRCVYTGIHEPGHPAADSAGLRTDVLALVRELGVTAVRYPGGNFVSGYRWEDSVGPVGERPRRLDLAWRSTETNRFGLSEFIGFLGKLGPQAEPMLAVNLGTRGVAEALQLQEYANHPSGTALSDLRAEHGDKDPFGIRLWCLGNEMDGPWQTGHKTAQEYGRLAAETARAMRQADRDVELVACGSSNQGMETFAAWEATVLQETYDLVDYISLHAYYEELDGDRDSFLASAVDMESFIENTVATCDHVGARLKSKKRINLSFDEWNVWYMRRFHAEFEAGPPDWPEAPRLLEDSYSVTDAVVFGSLLIALLRHADRVTVACLAQLVNVIAPIMTEPGGPAWRQTTFFPFAQAARYGRGEVLDVRVDSPTYATAQYGEVPLLHATAVRDPETGGVAVFAVNRDQRRPLPVRIGLRDLDLAEVVEHTVLADADPEARNTLDDPGRVAPHEGRGAVLSGDELGVELEPLSWNVIRLA
- a CDS encoding extracellular solute-binding protein, yielding MNPPLPSRRRALAGGLGALAAAGTLGPFAAGCSAPAASASGAARLRFWHLFSGGDGVNLAKMLDAFGADHPDIDLEAVTLQWGAPYYTKLGMAGVGGRAPELAALHLARLPGFGPGTLLDPFDLDLLAEHGVTEKDFPPDIWRRGRVGGKQYAIPLDTHPMVLYFQTEICEKAGLLKDGKLAPIRGAEEFTEVLRRVKQATGRPALVTETLGAESVGGWRLFSTFYSQTGGKVLSADGKRLVIDDAKALRVLEWMASMTAEGLWVRRVDALGAVGVFNLGKTGFLLGGEWEVTTFKTNKVPFSMTRIPDLFGRPTAQADCHSFVLPHQDDRGGAPNEAAHTLVAWMLKHSVDWAAGGHVPAYLPVLDDPAYLKLDPQSEYRSVLEDVELDAPAWFNGSASRMWIELGDVFSGVLTGSRTPRSALAEARERIRGFLDTPNPLPGAAS
- a CDS encoding putative quinol monooxygenase; translated protein: MIFIAARFRVRHEYADDWPDISRPFTEATRSEPGCLWFDWSRSVEDPDEYVLLEAFRDDEAGAAHVQSEHFAAAQRTLPPHLAETPRIVNTSVPQEGWSLLGEMAVPDGS